The Fibrobacter sp. UWB2 genome window below encodes:
- the hisI gene encoding phosphoribosyl-AMP cyclohydrolase, which produces MKFEDLIKEVKFEVEFGGVKLAPAIVQDADKGDVLMMAWMNEEALRRTHECGEMVFWSRSRKEYWHKGDTSGNVMTVVEWAADCDSDALLFKVRMQGPQVACHTGARSCFFKTCDK; this is translated from the coding sequence ATGAAGTTTGAAGACTTAATCAAAGAAGTAAAGTTCGAAGTGGAATTCGGTGGCGTGAAGCTCGCACCGGCAATCGTTCAGGACGCCGACAAGGGCGATGTGCTGATGATGGCATGGATGAACGAAGAAGCACTCCGCCGCACGCACGAATGTGGCGAAATGGTTTTCTGGAGCCGTAGCCGCAAAGAATACTGGCACAAGGGCGACACAAGCGGAAACGTGATGACGGTAGTCGAATGGGCCGCTGACTGCGACTCCGATGCGCTGCTTTTCAAAGTGCGAATGCAAGGGCCGCAAGTCGCTTGCCACACAGGCGCTCGCAGCTGTTTCTTCAAAACTTGCGATAAGTAA
- a CDS encoding glycine--tRNA ligase, protein MAKKVQDALKDIISLCKRRGFIFPGSEIYDGLANTWDYGPYGVELKRNIKNLWWKKFVTSRHDVLGLDSSILLNPRVWKASGHVGNFSDPLVDCLACHERFRADQLLEEKLGEGCCAGKNFDEVHQMMVDNKIECPTCGKTDWTKPRAFNLMFQTEIGVIEGEGNKVYLRPETAQGIFVDFRNIVDNVRPRIPFGVGQIGKSFRNEITPGNFIFRTREFEQMELEFFCEPGTELDWYNFWRKYCFEWLVNDLGVKREKLRLREHAKEELSHYSNGTTDVEYEFPFGWGELWGIASRTNYDLTQHQNESKVKQEYIDPVQNKRYIPYVVEPSLGVERLLLVLLCNAYEVEKLENDERTVLHFDPKVAPVKVAVLPLVKKGKVKEKAEELYQKLLNRWNVEYDETQSIGKRYRRQDELGTPFCVTVDFDTVGEGESDPAKLGYVTVRERDSMKQELVAIDKLEAYLFEKLGC, encoded by the coding sequence ATGGCAAAGAAAGTTCAGGATGCCCTCAAGGACATCATCTCCCTCTGCAAACGCCGCGGCTTCATTTTCCCCGGCTCCGAAATTTACGATGGCCTCGCCAATACTTGGGACTACGGTCCGTATGGCGTGGAACTCAAGCGCAACATCAAGAATCTCTGGTGGAAGAAGTTCGTGACTTCCCGCCACGATGTGCTTGGTCTCGATAGCTCTATTCTTTTGAACCCCCGCGTTTGGAAGGCTTCTGGCCACGTGGGCAACTTCTCTGACCCGCTCGTGGACTGCCTCGCTTGCCACGAACGTTTCCGCGCTGACCAGCTCCTCGAAGAAAAGCTCGGTGAAGGCTGCTGCGCTGGTAAGAATTTTGACGAAGTTCACCAGATGATGGTGGACAACAAGATCGAATGCCCGACTTGCGGCAAGACCGATTGGACAAAGCCGCGTGCTTTCAACCTCATGTTCCAGACTGAAATCGGCGTGATTGAAGGCGAAGGCAACAAGGTTTATCTCCGTCCGGAAACCGCTCAGGGTATCTTCGTGGACTTCCGCAACATCGTTGACAACGTCCGTCCGCGCATCCCGTTCGGTGTCGGTCAGATCGGTAAGTCTTTCCGTAACGAAATTACTCCGGGTAACTTCATCTTCCGTACTCGCGAATTCGAACAGATGGAACTTGAGTTCTTCTGCGAACCGGGTACTGAACTCGATTGGTACAACTTCTGGCGTAAGTACTGCTTCGAATGGCTCGTGAACGATCTCGGTGTGAAGCGTGAAAAGCTCCGCCTCCGCGAACATGCCAAGGAAGAACTTTCTCACTACAGTAACGGCACCACCGACGTCGAATACGAATTCCCGTTCGGTTGGGGCGAACTCTGGGGTATCGCTTCTCGTACGAACTACGACCTCACGCAGCACCAGAACGAATCCAAGGTCAAGCAGGAATACATTGACCCGGTCCAGAACAAGCGCTACATCCCGTACGTTGTCGAACCGTCTCTCGGTGTGGAACGTTTGCTCCTCGTGCTTCTCTGCAACGCTTACGAAGTCGAAAAGCTCGAAAACGACGAACGTACCGTGCTCCACTTCGATCCGAAGGTCGCTCCGGTCAAGGTTGCCGTGCTCCCGCTCGTGAAGAAGGGCAAGGTCAAGGAAAAGGCCGAAGAACTTTACCAGAAGCTCCTCAACCGCTGGAACGTTGAATACGACGAAACGCAGTCCATCGGTAAGCGCTACCGCCGTCAGGACGAACTCGGCACGCCGTTCTGCGTGACTGTCGACTTCGACACCGTTGGCGAGGGTGAATCCGATCCGGCAAAGCTTGGCTACGTGACTGTTCGCGAACGCGACTCCATGAAGCAGGAACTCGTCGCAATCGACAAGCTCGAAGCTTACCTCTTCGAAAAGCTCGGTTGCTAA